From the Bacteroidia bacterium genome, the window TGTACGAACAAGGTATTCCGGATGATGAATACGGATTGCCTTCCGGTGAATCCATTTCGTTGGGAATTCACGAAAGCCAAAGTCGGTTGTGGGAAAACAATGTTGGACGCAGCCTGGCCTTCTGGAAGGCCAATTTCCCGGAGTTACAACAACTGTTTCCTCAGCAATTATCCAACGTAGGTGTGCAAGATTTTTACAAGGCTATGAACATTGTAAAACCAAGTCTCATTCGCACCAATGCCGACGAGTTAACCTACCATTTCCACATTTTAATTCGCTTCGAGCTTGAAAAAATGATGTTGGAGAAGTCGGTCAGCGTCAATGACTTACCCAAACTTTGGAACCAAAAATACAAGGAATACCTGGATTTGGATGTACCCAATGATGCCCAGGGAATTTTGCAAGATATTCACTGGAGCCATGGTAGCATGGGTTATTTCCCCACCTACTCCATCGGAAGTTTTTATGCCGCACAATTCTTCGCTAAGGCCAAAAAAGATATTCCGGAGTTGGCACACCACATTGGCGAAGACGAAATGAAGAAACTTTTACAATGGCTTAGAGATAATATCCACACTCATGGCCGAACTTACAACAGCGAGGAAACCTGTGTGCGTGTAACCGGCGAAGGGCTTAACTTCAATCATTTCATGGAGTATGCCCGCACCAAATACAAAGATATTTACTCGTTCTAATTTTTCTTTTCGAAAACCCATTTCAGGCATTCCGTTGGTCTTTATTTGGCGGGCCCCTTTCGCCCGGCTAGCCTAGTGCATAAACCTCTACCTTCCTGCACCGGGCTTCAGGTCACGCTATCGTCTGTAGTCCAAGCCGCCCCCGCTATTGCCTGTTTGGCTTGGAGCTACTTGCCTCTATCGTTGCCCGAGGGTGCAAGTCCGGAATAATTGCTTCATTACACAAAATCTGCAATAGAATTCTATTTCGACTTCGAACCACTTCAAACACAAGAATTTCAGAACGATTTCTATAGAAGATTCCAGGTTAAATTTAACTACATCAAATCATTCGTATTTACACACTTACGAATGATTTTGTTAGGTTTAAATTAGTTTAATGGTAAATAGTATTTCTTTGCCTAAAATCATCTAACCTTGAAAAAACTACTACTCCTGGTTTTCGCCATCCTGTTCCGATTCGAATCGAATGGTCAGAATTTATACTTCCCACCCTTAAGTGGTAACCAATGGGATACCCTCTCGCCGGAAAGTTTAGGCTGGTGCACCAATTTCCTCGATAGTCTGGACAACCTTTTATTAGAACGAAATTCCAAAGCCTTTATATTGCTGAAACATGGCAAAATAGTACATGAAAAGTATTTTGGAACGTTTACAAAGGATAGTTTATGGTATTGGGCTTCAGCAGGGAAAAGTCTGACTTCCATGTTGGTTGGAATCGCCCAGCAGGAAGGCTATTTATCCATCAACGATTTAAGCTCGGAGTACCTTGGGCAAGGGTGGACCTCAGCACCATTAGCCAAAGAAAATTTAATTACAGTCCGCCACCAGCTTAGCATGACTACCGGCCTGGACGATGGAGTACCCAATTCCGACTGCACAAGCGATTCTTGCTTGGTTTATCTGGCCGATGCCGGCAGCAGATGGGCCTATCACAATGCACCTTATACCTTGCTCGATGGAGTAATTCAGAGTGCTACCGGACTTAATCTCAATTCCTTTTTACAAACCAGGGTAAAAGTTAAAACCGGAATGAGCGGTTTGTATGTTCAAAACGGATATAACAATGTATACTTTTCCAATGCCCGATCCATGGCGCGCTATGGATTACTTGCACTTGGAAAAGGTGTTTGGAATGGTGATTCGGTTTTAAAAGACATGAATTACTTTACCGAAATGACCAACACTTCACAAGCCATCAATCCTTCCTATGGCTATTTGTGGTGGTTAAATGGCAAGTCAGGCTTTATGGTTCCCCAGTCACAAATAAATTTCACCGGATCAATAATTCCTAATGGGCCAACCGATTTGTTTTGTGCTTTAGGGAAAAATGATCAAAAAATTCATGTAGTTCCAAGCCAGGATTTGGTTTGGATTCGAATGGGCAATGCAGCAACACCCAACCAATTAGTTCCTTTGATTTTAGATAATGAAGTGTGGGGCATACTTAATCAATTGATGTGCACTAGCTCTGTTGAGGAGAAAAACAAGCTAAACAAGGGAGTTTTACTTACAACAACTCATATTACACTGCAACAACCCGATCAGTCAGGCAACGAATTGCGAATCAGTGATTTAAGCGGCAGGGTTTTTCTGAAGCAAAAATTGGTAGCAAACCAAGCTTTTTCATTGGAACAACTGCCATCCGGAATGTGGATACTTAGCATAGAAGGCGGGTCCAATCCTTGGGTTCAGAAATGGGTGAAAGAGTAAAAAAGCTTACCCAAAGTGCGCATTTACCTGAGGTGATAATCTTGAAATAATGTACTATTGCATAATCCTTTGAAATTATGGTTGACTTCCAAAATTTTGTATCCACCCGTTTTTCCTTTTTAACCGAACAGGATTTGCAGCAAGTGGCTGAAATTCTTGAATTGAAGCAACTGAAAGCGGGTGAAGTATTTATTAGGGAAGGCGATTTAACCTATAAACTAGCCTTAGTTCTGGAAGGTTTATTAAGGAATTTCCACTTTACCGAAAACGGTGATGAGAAAACAGTTTTGTTTTCCTGGGAAGGTGAGATTGTAGGAGGTTACAATTGTATTTTTCATAACCAACCTGCCAAAGAAAATGTAGAAGCATTGGAACCTACAACCATGGTTGTGATCAACTACCATGATTTTACCAAATTAACCCAGAAAAATCCAAGGTTACTGCAGGCTCATCTAACCTTTTTAGAACAAGCCTTTGTGGAAGCCATCAAACGTATCGACGATTTCACCTTGAATAGTCCGGAGGAACGCTACATTCGCTTACTAAAGGAAAAACCATTTTTGTTGCAACGAGTTCCACAGAAACACCTCGCTTCCTTCCTGGGAATTACCCACATCTCCTTATCTCGAATTCGCAAACGCATCAGCACCAAAAAATAGTTTGGTTGAAAATTCCAAGCAAAGACTTTAAACCATTTCCGGATAACCCAATCAAAGTGATTACCTTAGCCCCCCTTTTGAAACACAATTTTCCATTCGACTTTTCGGTTATTTTGTAAACCAAGTCTTTGTCTGTGCTCTATTCCAAAATATCACCTAACGCTCCCATTGTATCACTCTTGCTGGTGGTGGTTCTCTATTTGAGCGGACTTCCAAAGGGAATTGCTCAGGAAGAAATCGGTTACACGGCCTCTAATTATTCCGGTGTACAAGGCCTGTTTTTAAATCCGGCCAAAGGTTGCGATTCCAAAATGTTTATAGATGTAAATATTATTGGTTTGGACCTTTTTGTGCATAATAATTATGTTCATTATGCCGCCAAGGATTTTTATTTATGGAAAAATATCAATACTGGATTTCCGGAATTATCCGACAATATTAAACCGGTTTACAAAACGGCCCAGGTAGCATTGAATGTTACAGGGCCATCGGTTCATTTAAGTTGGGGACAACATTCAATTGGCTTGTTTACCAGGGCCCGCAGCTATACCTCTGTTAAGTTAGAATTGCCCTTGGCCAAACACATATTCGAAGGGTTTAAGTACTATCCGCAATTGCGTCAGGAATACAACCTCAACAATCAATATGTAAATAGTTTAACCTGGGTAGAATACGGATTAAGTTATGGTTTAATTTTTTTGCAGAAAAACCATACCATGATGAGTGCCGGAGTTAATATCCGTTACCTGACCGGAATTAATGCGATTGGTTTAAATATGGAAAACCTTACTTATGAAGTTAAAGACAGTACTACCTTGGAATTTTATAACTTTTCGGGACAGGTTCAGCAAGCTGCTCCGGCATTTGGTTCAGGAAAAGGTTGGGGACTTGATTTGGGATTTGAATACAAACACATGTTGGAAGATGTGACCCGTTACCGGCCCAACACCAAACGCGGTGGTTGCAAAAAGGTGGACTACAAATGGAAAGTTGGGGTTTCTGTTTTAGACATTGGCTACATCAATTTTAACCAAGGTGCATCCTTCCAGGATTTTACCAACGAAGGTTCCACCTGGTATAAATACGATTCTACCGGAATAAAAGGATATAGTGGTGTTGATTCTTTAATTAATGCGAGGTTTAATTCTCATGGAACAGTTGTCAAAGAACCTCAGTTCAAAGCCTGGTTGCCCATGGCTGCATCGGTTCAATTTGATTACAATTTTGAAAACAATTTTTTCATCAATGCCACCGCCATGTACGGTCCAAGGTTAGGAAACAATGTTAGAAGAGGCGCCTTATTTGCTATAGTACCCAGGTACGAACGCAAACGTTGGGAAGTATCGCTCCCACTTTCCTTATGGGATTTTCAATACCCCCAATTCGGGCTTCAGGTGAGGATAAATAACATGTTAATCATTGGTTCTGATCGAATTATGCCTCTTATTTATCGTTCCAATGTGTATGGGTTAGATATCTATTTCCACCTAAAATTCTCCATTTACAAAAATCCGGCTTGTAAACGAAGAGGAGGAAAAAAAGAAAGCGAGTGTCCGGCTTACCGCTAGCGGAATTCTTTGGTACTTTTGTTCAATCTGAAGGATGACAGCCTACCAAGCCAAGCTGCCTCCGGAAAGGATACCTTAATTGTTCAGGTTTTGAAAAACAAGGGATTACCCATAGTTTTACCACTTTTCTGGTTGATTTGCCTTTCATCCTTTGGGCAGCAGCACCGAATACAGATTTTTCAATCAGACACTTGCCTAAGTTCAAAGCAGTTCGCAGGGCTGATCGATACCAATTCTTACGCGAAGAATCAAGCCCAGGCAAAAGAGCGCATCTTTTCCATGGTAAAACTTCTTCAAACCAAAGCCTATCTAGCTTGCAGCTTAGACAGTCTGGTTTCTGATTCTATTCAAACCAAGGCTTGGATTCGAACCGGATATTTGTATAAATGGGCCTTTCTTTCGGCCGGAAATGTAGATGAAGGATGGTTGGCCAAAACAGGATTTAGGGAAAGGATTTACAAAAACAGACCTTTTGACTACACCGAAGTATTAAGAATTCAGGATGCCATAGTAAAACAAGCCGAAAACAATGGCTATCCCTTTGCATCGGTCAGGCTTGATAGTTTATTAGCTATTAATGGGGCACTTTCAGCCGCATTAATGGTAGACCGAAACCAAATGTACGCCATTGACAGTTTAACAATTAAGGGAAAGACTAAGATAAAGGCTGCTTATATGAAAAATTACCTGGGAATTCGACCGGGAGACGAGTACGATGAAAGTAAAATTGCCAGGATTTCTGCACGCATCAGGGAACTGGCCTTTGTAAAAGAATCCGCTCCACCTTCAGCCAGGTTTTATGAGAAAACCACCGTTATTACCCTTTACCTCGAAGACAAAAAAGCATCGCAATTTGATGGCATATTGGGTGTATTACCTGATAATAGCAAATCGGGAAAAGTATTGCTGACAGGTGAATTGAATTTACGCCTGCAAAGCGCCTTTGGAAGAGGGGAACTTATTGATTTACGCTGGAGAAAATTACAAGCCCAAACCCAGGATCTCAAAGTAAACCTGGCCTATCCTTACTTATTTGCTACTCCATTCGGACTGGATTATAAACTTGATTTGTATAAACGAGATACTACCTTTCTTAACTTCAACAACAACATTGGAGTACAATACATGCTGGTTGGAGGAAATTTCCTCAAAGTTTTTCTGGAAAGTCGTTCCTCCTCCTTGTTAAGCACGGTAGGATTGGAGAACCTTACCACCTTACCACAAAATGCCGATACCCGATTGATTCTGTATGGCTTAGGAGTAAAATTTGATCATGTTGATTACCGGTTAAATCCAAGACGAGGGTATAAAATTGCCTGGAATGCCGGGGCAGGAAATAAAACCATCAAACAAAATCCAGGTTTGAACCCCGAAATATATGATAGTCTTCAACTTAAAACCATTCAAATTAACAGCGATGTAAACCTGGAATATTATTTCCCATTAGGCAAAAGACATGTTATAAAAACCCGTTTACAAGGCGCAAC encodes:
- a CDS encoding serine hydrolase, whose translation is MKKLLLLVFAILFRFESNGQNLYFPPLSGNQWDTLSPESLGWCTNFLDSLDNLLLERNSKAFILLKHGKIVHEKYFGTFTKDSLWYWASAGKSLTSMLVGIAQQEGYLSINDLSSEYLGQGWTSAPLAKENLITVRHQLSMTTGLDDGVPNSDCTSDSCLVYLADAGSRWAYHNAPYTLLDGVIQSATGLNLNSFLQTRVKVKTGMSGLYVQNGYNNVYFSNARSMARYGLLALGKGVWNGDSVLKDMNYFTEMTNTSQAINPSYGYLWWLNGKSGFMVPQSQINFTGSIIPNGPTDLFCALGKNDQKIHVVPSQDLVWIRMGNAATPNQLVPLILDNEVWGILNQLMCTSSVEEKNKLNKGVLLTTTHITLQQPDQSGNELRISDLSGRVFLKQKLVANQAFSLEQLPSGMWILSIEGGSNPWVQKWVKE
- a CDS encoding Crp/Fnr family transcriptional regulator encodes the protein MVDFQNFVSTRFSFLTEQDLQQVAEILELKQLKAGEVFIREGDLTYKLALVLEGLLRNFHFTENGDEKTVLFSWEGEIVGGYNCIFHNQPAKENVEALEPTTMVVINYHDFTKLTQKNPRLLQAHLTFLEQAFVEAIKRIDDFTLNSPEERYIRLLKEKPFLLQRVPQKHLASFLGITHISLSRIRKRISTKK